In Bacillus sp. NP247, one DNA window encodes the following:
- the spoVAE gene encoding stage V sporulation protein AE produces MDFIYAFLVGGAICVIGQVLLDFAKLTPAHLMATFVVAGAILDGFGLYDKLIKFAGAGATVPITSFGHSLLHGAMHAAEKHGYLGIGIGMFSLTSAGISAAILFSFFVALICKPKG; encoded by the coding sequence GTGGATTTTATATATGCATTTCTTGTAGGAGGAGCTATTTGTGTAATTGGACAAGTGTTGCTAGATTTCGCAAAGTTAACGCCGGCACATTTAATGGCAACTTTTGTAGTCGCCGGAGCTATTTTAGACGGATTTGGATTATACGATAAGCTTATAAAATTTGCAGGTGCTGGGGCAACAGTCCCTATTACAAGTTTTGGACACTCACTATTGCACGGGGCAATGCATGCGGCAGAAAAACATGGATATTTAGGAATTGGAATCGGTATGTTTAGCTTAACGTCTGCGGGGATTTCAGCAGCGATATTATTTTCATTTTTTGTTGCACTTATATGTAAACCGAAAGGATAA
- the spoVAD gene encoding stage V sporulation protein AD: MRLTGKQTWVFQNDIFVNATGTAVGPKEAEGPLGKDFDISYSDLHCGEENWELAERRLMSDSIQQAMQKGNIKKSQIDFFLAGDLLNQTVTANYVAREYGIPFLGMFSACATSMETLAVGSAFIDGGFANRVLATVSSHNATAERQFRYPTEYGGQKPETANSTVTGAGSILISKEKSAIKITAATIGKVQDLGIANPLDMGSAMAPAAAHTIQQHFEDLRRSAADYDLIVTGDLSAVGTPIAKQLLLEEGYDLGNVYNDCGLMIYNSNQEEVFAGGSGCACSAVVTYGHLLREMQKGNLQRIFVVATGALLSPMMMQQKETIPTIAHGVVFECVKGE; encoded by the coding sequence ATGAGATTGACAGGAAAACAAACGTGGGTATTTCAAAATGATATCTTCGTGAATGCAACTGGTACTGCTGTCGGTCCGAAAGAAGCTGAAGGCCCTCTTGGAAAGGATTTTGATATTTCATATTCTGACTTACATTGCGGAGAGGAAAACTGGGAACTTGCTGAACGAAGGTTAATGTCAGACTCAATTCAACAAGCGATGCAAAAAGGGAATATAAAAAAATCGCAAATTGATTTCTTTTTAGCGGGAGATTTATTAAACCAAACAGTGACAGCAAATTATGTTGCTCGTGAGTATGGTATTCCTTTTTTAGGGATGTTCAGCGCTTGTGCGACGTCAATGGAAACTTTAGCGGTTGGATCAGCATTTATAGACGGTGGATTTGCGAATCGTGTCTTAGCTACGGTAAGTAGTCATAATGCAACGGCTGAAAGGCAATTTCGTTATCCAACAGAGTATGGGGGACAAAAGCCAGAAACCGCAAATTCAACTGTTACAGGTGCAGGATCCATATTAATTAGCAAAGAAAAAAGTGCAATTAAAATTACGGCAGCAACAATTGGTAAAGTACAAGATTTAGGAATTGCTAATCCTTTAGATATGGGATCAGCGATGGCACCAGCTGCTGCTCATACAATTCAACAGCATTTTGAAGATTTGAGAAGAAGTGCAGCTGATTATGACCTTATTGTTACTGGAGATTTATCAGCTGTTGGGACACCAATTGCGAAACAACTTTTACTTGAGGAAGGGTATGATTTGGGGAATGTATACAATGATTGTGGATTAATGATTTACAATTCAAATCAAGAAGAAGTGTTTGCAGGGGGGAGTGGTTGTGCTTGTTCAGCTGTTGTAACATACGGCCATTTATTGCGTGAAATGCAAAAAGGGAATTTACAAAGAATTTTTGTCGTTGCAACTGGAGCTCTATTAAGCCCCATGATGATGCAGCAGAAGGAAACGATTCCAACGATTGCACATGGTGTTGTGTTTGAATGCGTTAAAGGAGAGTGA